Proteins found in one Patescibacteria group bacterium genomic segment:
- the ychF gene encoding redox-regulated ATPase YchF produces the protein MGFSVGIVGLPNVGKSTLFKALTKKQVEIANYPFTTIKENVGVVKVPDERLEKLAEVLKPKEIIPTHIEFIDIAGLVKGAHKGEGLGNQFLAKIREVDLICHLLRSFESKNVPHPSGEINPKSDLEVIDLELMMADLATLEKRLEKIKKEARSGEKKAMKELEILEKIKEGLVKGVATRNLNLTPEEKEEIQDLNLLTIKPVIYVLNISEEDISETKFGLGQAIPICAKLEAELAELSPEEEKEYLASYGLKRSQLDNLIVAAYQTLNLITFFTCQNQILQAWTIEKGTKAPEAAGKIHTDFAKGFIKAEVINWQDLVKVGSEHLAREKGLMRIEGKDYLVQDGDVIHFRFH, from the coding sequence ATGGGTTTTTCTGTCGGCATTGTCGGCTTGCCTAATGTTGGCAAATCAACACTATTTAAAGCTTTAACAAAAAAACAGGTTGAAATTGCTAATTATCCTTTTACGACTATTAAGGAAAACGTTGGGGTAGTTAAAGTGCCGGACGAAAGATTGGAAAAATTAGCCGAAGTTTTAAAGCCGAAAGAAATTATTCCTACTCACATTGAATTTATTGATATTGCTGGTTTAGTCAAGGGTGCCCATAAAGGTGAAGGATTAGGCAATCAATTTTTGGCCAAGATCCGTGAGGTTGACTTAATTTGTCATTTGTTGCGCTCTTTCGAATCAAAAAACGTTCCCCATCCAAGCGGTGAGATTAATCCAAAATCTGATTTAGAGGTGATTGATTTGGAATTGATGATGGCTGATTTAGCCACTTTAGAAAAAAGATTAGAAAAAATAAAAAAAGAAGCAAGGTCTGGCGAAAAGAAGGCGATGAAAGAATTAGAAATTTTAGAAAAAATAAAAGAAGGTCTAGTAAAAGGAGTAGCAACGAGAAATCTAAATTTAACTCCAGAAGAAAAAGAAGAAATTCAAGACTTAAATCTGTTGACAATCAAACCAGTCATTTATGTTTTAAATATCTCTGAAGAAGATATTAGTGAAACAAAGTTTGGTTTAGGCCAAGCAATACCAATTTGTGCTAAATTGGAAGCTGAATTAGCTGAACTTTCCCCTGAAGAAGAAAAAGAATATCTAGCCAGCTATGGATTAAAACGTTCTCAACTGGATAATTTAATTGTCGCTGCTTACCAAACTTTAAATTTAATTACTTTCTTTACTTGTCAAAATCAAATCTTACAAGCCTGGACAATTGAAAAAGGAACAAAAGCACCAGAAGCAGCTGGTAAGATTCACACTGATTTTGCTAAAGGTTTTATCAAAGCCGAAGTTATTAACTGGCAAGATTTAGTCAAGGTTGGCTCTGAACATTTAGCTCGAGAGAAGGGTTTGATGAGAATTGAAGGAAAGGATTATCTCGTCCAAGATGGTGATGTTATTCATTTTCGGTTTCATTAA
- a CDS encoding metallophosphoesterase, translating into MKIAIISDTHDNVPNLEKTLAWLKSQGVSLIVHCGDLCAPAMLNKVLIPNFSGQIHLVYGNVSDRESLKENVKEFKNVNLHGDFGKLKIDGKKIAFVHQQEEAEKIAKTQKYDLVFYGHSHKPWEKKIGQTRLVNPGNLAGMFYKATFAVYDTETDKLELKILERL; encoded by the coding sequence ATGAAGATTGCTATTATCTCTGATACTCATGACAATGTTCCTAATTTGGAAAAAACCTTGGCTTGGCTTAAGTCTCAGGGTGTTTCTTTAATCGTTCATTGTGGCGATCTTTGTGCTCCAGCGATGCTAAATAAAGTTTTGATTCCAAATTTTTCTGGACAGATTCATCTGGTTTATGGTAATGTTAGTGACCGCGAGTCATTAAAAGAAAATGTCAAAGAATTTAAAAACGTGAACTTACATGGAGATTTTGGCAAATTGAAAATAGATGGTAAAAAAATTGCTTTTGTCCATCAGCAAGAAGAGGCAGAAAAAATAGCCAAAACTCAAAAATATGACCTAGTCTTTTATGGTCATAGCCATAAACCTTGGGAAAAAAAGATTGGTCAAACAAGATTGGTCAACCCCGGTAATTTAGCCGGGATGTTTTATAAAGCCACCTTCGCTGTTTATGATACTGAAACTGATAAATTAGAATTAAAAATTTTAGAAAGGTTATAA